A genomic window from Prunus persica cultivar Lovell chromosome G2, Prunus_persica_NCBIv2, whole genome shotgun sequence includes:
- the LOC18784859 gene encoding calcium-transporting ATPase, endoplasmic reticulum-type: MEEKPVPAWSWPVEQCLKEYHVKLDKGLSTYEAEKRRERYGWNELSKEKGKPLWRLVLEQFDDTLVKILLVAAFISFVLAFLGGGESGESGFEAYVEPFVIVLILILNAIVGVWQESNAEKALEALKQMQSESGKVLRDGYLVPDLPARELVPGDIVELRVGDKVPADMRVAVLKTSTLRVEQSSLTGEAMPVLKSTGPIFMDDCDLQAKENMVFSGTTVVNGSCLCVVVSTGMNTEIGKIQKQIHEASLEEDDTPLKKKLDEFGSRFTTAIGFVCLIVWVMNYKNFLSWDLVDGWPTNVRFSFERCTYYFKIAVALAVAAIPEGLPAVITTCLALGTRKMAQKNAIVRKLPSVETLGCTTVICSDKTGTLTTNQMSVTEFFTLGGKTTASRTIRVEGTTYDPKDGGIVDWTCYNMDANMQAIAEICAICNDAGIYFDGQLFRATGLPTEAALKVLVEKMGVPDIKARNKIRDTQLAASYLIDTTTVKLGCCEWWTKRSKRVATLEFDRVRKSMSVIVREPTGRNRLLVKGAVESLLERTLHVQLADGSLVPIDEPCKQSLLLRLLDMSSKGLRCLGFAYKEELGEFSDYHSESHPAHKKLLDPACYSSIESDLVFVGIVGLRDPPRDEVGKAIEDCREAGIRVMVITGDNKSTAEAICQEIKLFSKEEDLKGRSFTGKEFMVLPQPQQMEILAKPGGKVFSRAEPRHKQEIVRMLKEIGEIVAMTGDGVNDAPALKLADIGIAMGITGTEVAKEASDMVLADDNFSTIVSAVAEGRAIYTNMKAFIRYMISSNVGEVISIFLTAALGIPECMIPVQLLWVNLVTDGPPATALGFNPADMHIMKKPPRKSDDALMSPWVLFRYLVIGSYVGIATVGIFILWYTQASFMGINLVSDGHTLVELSQLRNWGECPSWSNFTVAPFTVRGGRTISFSDPCDYFSVGKVKAMTLSLSVLVAIEMFNSLNALSEDISLVKMPPWRNPWLLVAMSVSFGLHCLILYIPFLADVFGVVPLSLNEWLLVILISVPVILIDEVLKLVGRRRRWRAKKEKTA; the protein is encoded by the exons ATGGAAGAAAAGCCAGTCCCAGCATGGTCATGGCCGGTTGAGCAGTGTTTGAAAGAGTACCATGTGAAACTAGACAAGGGCCTGAGCACTTATGAGGCCGAGAAGCGACGTGAAAGGTATGGCTGGAATGAGCTTTCCAAAGAGAAGGGCAAGCCTTTATGGAGGCTTGTGTTAGAGCAATTTGATGACACGCTTGTAAAAATACTTCTAGTTGCAGCCTTCATATCTTTTGTTCTAGCTTTCCTGGGTGGAGGTGAGTCAGGGGAGTCAGGGTTTGAAGCCTATGTAGAACCATTTGTGATAGTATTGATTTTAATCCTTAACGCCATTGTTGGAGTTTGGCAAGAGAGCAATGCTGAAAAAGCACTTGAAGCCCTTAAGCAGATGCAGAGTGAATCTGGAAAGGTTTTAAGAGATGGCTATCTGGTGCCAGATTTGCCTGCAAGAGAACTTGTTCCTGGTGATATCGTCGAATTGCGAGTGGGAGACAAAGTCCCAGCTGACATGAGAGTTGCAGTTTTAAAGACTTCAACTTTGCGAGTTGAGCAGAGCTCATTGACTGGCGAGGCAATGCCTGTTCTGAAAAGCACTGGTCCTATATTCATGGATGATTGTGACTTGCAGGCGAAAGAGAATATGGTTTTCTCAGGCACAACTGTTGTCAATGGTAGCTGTCTTTGTGTTGTTGTTAGCACTGGGATGAACACTGAGATTGGCAAAATACAAAAGCAAATACATGAGGCTtctttggaagaagatgacacccctttgaagaagaagctggATGAATTTGGCAGCAGGTTCACTACTGCTATTGGGTTTGTTTGCCTCATTGTTTGGGTTATGAACTACAAAAATTTCCTCTCTTGGGATCTTGTTGATGGATGGCCAACGAATGTTAGGTTTTCGTTTGAGAGATGCACATACTATTTTAAGATAGCTGTTGCACTTGCCGTGGCTGCAATCCCAGAAGGTCTTCCTGCTGTTATTACAACTTGCTTAGCTCTTGGTACAAGGAAAATGGCACAAAAGAATGCAATTGTGAGGAAGCTTCCAAGTGTAGAAACCTTAGGATGCACAACTGTGATTTGTTCAGACAAAACTGGGACTTTGACAACAAACCAGATGTCTGTGACAGAATTCTTCACTTTGGGTGGAAAAACCACAGCTTCTCGAACAATTCGTGTTGAAGGCACAACTTATGATCCCAAGGACGGGGGAATTGTTGATTGGACTTGCTATAATATGGATGCTAACATGCAAGCCATTGCAGAAATCTGTGCTATTTGCAATGATGCTGGGATTTATTTTGATGGCCAGCTGTTCAGGGCTACAGGTTTGCCAACTGAGGCAGCTCTTAAGGTTTTGGTTGAAAAGATGGGAGTTCCAGACATCAaggcaagaaacaaaattcgTGACACACAGCTTGCTGCAAGCTACTTAATTGACACCACAACAGTGAAATTAG GCTGTTGTGAGTGGTGGACAAAAAGATCGAAAAGGGTTGCCACACTAGAATTTGATCGTGTTCGAAAGTCTATGAGTGTTATTGTCCGGGAGCCAACTGGGCGTAACCGACTTCTTGTCAAG GGTGCTGTTGAGAGTTTACTGGAGCGCACTTTGCATGTACAACTTGCTGATGGATCCCTTGTTCCAATAGACGAACCTTGTAAACAATCATTGCTCTTGAGACTCTTGGACATGAGCTCAAAGGGATTGCGGTGCTTGGGTTTCGCATATAAGGAGGAGTTGGGAGAGTTTTCAGATTATCATTCTGAGAGCCATCCTGCTCACAAGAAGCTGCTTGATCCAGCCTGCTACTCCTCCATTGAAAGTGACTTAGTTTTTGTAGGCATTGTTGGGTTAAGA GACCCTCCTCGTGATGAAGTTGGaaaagcaattgaagattGCAGAGAAGCTGGAATTAGAGTTATGGTAATAACTGGAGATAACAAGTCCACAGCTGAGGCTATCTGTCAAGAAATCAAGTTGTTCTCTAAAGAAGAGGATCTGAAAGGGAGAAGTTTTACTGGAAAAGAGTTCATGGTTCTACCCCAGCCACAACAAATGGAAATTTTAGCAAAACCGGGAGGGAAGGTTTTCTCTCGTGCGGAGCCTAGGCATAAGCAAGAGATAGTAAGGATGCTGAAAGAGATAGGGGAGATTGTTGCAATGACCGGAGATGGAGTGAACGATGCACCGGCACTTAAACTTGCTGACATTGGGATTGCCATGGGCATCACAGGAACTGAG GTTGCAAAAGAAGCTTCAGATATGGTTTTGGCAGATGATAATTTCAGTACTATTGTTTCAGCTGTTGCCGAAGGCCGTGCCATTTACACTAACATGAAAGCTTTTATCAG GTACATGATTTCTTCAAATGTTGGAGAGGTAATATCCATATTCTTGACCGCGGCATTGGGAATACCCGAATGTATGATACCTGTGCAGCTTCTGTGGGTAAATCTGGTCACTGACGGACCACCTGCAACAGCTCTTGGATTTAACCCGGCTGACATGCATATTATGAAGAAACCGCCCCGCAAAAGTGACGATGCTCTTATGAGTCCTTGGGTTCTTTTCCGTTACCTG GTAATTGGTTCTTATGTGGGCATTGCAACTGTTGGCATTTTCATCTTGTGGTATACTCAGGCTTCCTTTATGGGCATCAATCTTGTGAGTGATGGACATACACTTGTCGAACTATCTCAGCTTCGAAATTGGGGAGAGTGTCCGTCATGGTCGAATTTTACCGTGGCTCCGTTCACAGTTAGGGGAGGTCGGACTATCAGTTTCTCTGACCCTTGTGACTATTTCTCTGTTGGTAAAGTGAAGGCAATGACTTTGTCACTCTCTGTCTTGGTGGCCATTGAGATGTTCAATTCCCTCAATGCTCTTTCTGAAGATATTAGCTTGGTCAAAATGCCACCTTGGAGGAACCCTTGGCTCTTGGTTGCCATGTCAGTCTCATTTGGACTTCATTGCCTCATTCTCTACATTCCCTTTTTAGCAGACGTGTTTGGCGTTGTTCCATTGAGTCTGAATGAATGGCTCCTGGTAATTTTGATCTCGGTGCCGGTGATACTTATTGACGAGGTTCTTAAATTAGTAGGAAGGAGGAGAAGATggagagcaaagaaggagaaaacAGCATGA
- the LOC18787137 gene encoding U-box domain-containing protein 44, producing MLAVDLVSSAVSAPASEVISQTVEAIFEIVAAANDVLVKKDTFKELASYVVRVVPILRELNKKTVVHSESLNNVMEILYREIRAAKQLTHECSKRNKVYLLMNCRNIVKRLEDIMREISRALSLLPLTSLDLSSGIIEEIEKLCDNMQRAEFRAAIAEEEILDKIDSGIQERNMDRSYANNLLVLIAEAVGISTERSVLKKELEEFRSEIENARLRKDQAEAIQMEQIIALLERADAASSPREKEMKYIIKRKSLGGQPLEPLQSFICPITREVMVDPVETSSGQTFERSAIEKWFADGNTSCPLTMTSLDTSILRPNKTLRQSIEEWKDRNTMIMIASLKSKLQSEEDEEVLHCLGELLDLCKERDLHKEWVILENYIPILIQLLGVKNPEIRNHALVNLCILVKDSDDAKERINKADNGIESIVRSLGRRVEERKLAVALLLELSKSNPIREQIGKVQGSILLLVTMSNSDDNRAAKDARELLENLSFSDQNVIQMAKANYFTHLLQRLSAGPEDVKMAMASNLAEMELTDHNKESLIEGGVLCPLLYLVSHGDIPIKTVAVKALRNLSSLPKNGLQMIREGAERPLLDLLFNLSSSLSSLREYLAATIMHLAMSVSLESSQTPVSFLESDEDILKLFSLINLMGPNVQKSIIRTFHTLCQSPSAISIKTKLIQSSAIQVLVQLCENDDLNLRANAVKLFSCLVEGGSESTPILEHVNQKCIETILKIIKVSDDEEEIASAMGIISNLPEIPKITQWLVDAGALPAVFSFLQNGKQNGPHKNQLIENAVGAICRFTVSTNLEWQKSAAEAGIIPLFVQLLESGTSLTKKRAAISLSRFSESSPLLSRSLPNRKGFCCFSAPPETGCPVHGGICSIVSSFCLVEADAVGPLVRILGEPDPGACEASLDALLTLIEGERLQTGSKVLTDANAIPPIIKFLVQPYPSLQEKALHALERMFRLLEFKQKFGSLAQMPLVDLTQRGSGSVKSMAARILAHLNVLHDQSSYF from the exons ATGTTGGCAGTGGACTTGGTTTCAAGTGCTGTATCTGCTCCGGCTTCAGAAGTCATTTCTCAAACAGTAGAGGCCATTTTTGAAATTGTAGCTGCTGCCAATGATGTCCTTGTTAAGAAGGATACTTTCAAGGAGCTTGCAAGTTATGTGGTAAGGGTAGTCCCCATCTTAAGAGAGTTGAACAAGAAAACTGTTGTTCATTCTGAGAGCTTGAACAATGTTATGGAGATTCTTTACCGAGAAATCAGAGCTGCAAAGCAACTGACTCATGAGTGCAGCAAGAGAAACAAAGTGTATCTCTTAATGAATTGCCGTAATATAGTTAAGCGCCTAGAGGACATAATGAGAGAGATCAGTCGGGCTTTAAGTCTTCTTCCCCTGACTTCTCTAGATCTTTCATCTGGCataattgaagaaattgaaaagctTTGTGACAATATGCAGAGAGCTGAGTTCAGGGCAGCAATAGCAGAGGAAGAGATTTTGGACAAAATTGATTCTGGAATCCAGGAGAGAAATATGGATCGTTCTTATGCCAATAATTTGCTGGTTCTCATTGCAGAGGCAGTTGGAATCTCAACTGAGAGGTCAGTGTTAAAGAAGGAATTAGAGGAATTCAGGAGCGAGATAGAAAATGCCCGGCTGAGGAAAGACCAGGCTGAAGCTATACAGATGGAACAGATAATTGCTCTATTAGAAAGGGCTGATGCAGCTTCATCTCCTAGggagaaagaaatgaagtatATCATTAAGCGGAAATCTTTGGGTGGTCAACCATTGGAACCGCTTCAATCATTTATTTGCCCAATCACCAGGGAAGTTATGGTGGACCCTGTGGAAACTTCTTCTGGACAGACATTTGAGAGAAGTGCTATAGAAAAGTGGTTTGCTGATGGGAACACATCGTGCCCCCTGACCATGACTTCTTTAGACACATCAATTTTACGGCCCAATAAAACTCTGCGGCAATCAATAGAAGAATGGAAAGACAGGAATACTATGATTATGATTGCTTCCTTGAAATCAAAACTCCAGTctgaagaagacgaagaagtgCTTCATTGCCTCGGTGAACTACTAGATCTCTGTAAAGAAAGAGATCTGCATAAGGAATGGGTCATACTGGAGAACTACATACCTATTCTCATACAACTTCTTGGTGTTAAAAATCCTGAGATAAGGAACCATGCTCTTGTGAACCTATGCATTTTGGTGAAGGATAGTGATGATGCGAAG GAAAGAATTAACAAAGCTGATAATGGCATTGAATCTATTGTTCGTTCACTTGGCCGCCGTGTTGAGGAAAGGAAGTTAGCAGTGGCGTTACTTTTGGAATTATCCAAAAGCAATCCGATAAGAGAGCAAATAGGGAAGGTTCAAGGTTCCATACTCCTATTAGTTACCATGTCCAACAGTGACGATAATCGGGCTGCCAAAGACGCACGAGAACTATTGGAGAATCTATCATTCTCTGATCAGAACGTTATACAGATGGCAAAGGCAAATTATTTTACACATTTGCTGCAGCGTCTCTCTGCAG gACCAGAAGATGTGAAAATGGCCATGGCATCAAATTTGGCAGAGATGGAGTTGACTGACCACAATAAAGAATCTTTGATAGAAGGAGGAGTACTGTGTCCACTTCTGTATTTGGTCTCACATGGTGACATTCCAATTAAAACTGTGGCTGTTAAAGCTCTTAGAAACCTCTCAAGCTTACCTAAAAATGGTCTGCAGATGATTCGAGAAGGTGCAGAGCGCCCATTACTTGACCTTCTTTTCAATCTTAGCTCGTCATTGTCAAGTTTGCGTGAATATTTAGCAGCCACAATTATGCACCTCGCCATGTCAGTGTCTCTAGAATCCAGCCAGACACCTGTTTCATTTTTGGAATCGGATGAAGATATTTTAAAGCTTTTCTCTTTGATTAACTTGATGGGGCCTAATGTACAGAAAAGCATTATTCGCACCTTCCACACCTTGTGTCAATCCCCCTCTGCTATAAGTATCAAGACCAAGTTGATACAG TCCTCCGCAATACAAGTATTGGTTCAGTTGTGTGAGAATGATGACCTAAACCTACGAGCAAATGCTGTAAAGCTGTTCTCTTGCTTAGTAGAAGGTGGCAGTGAATCCACCCCCATCCTGGAGCATGTGAATCAGAAGTGCATTGAGACTATACTCAAGATCATCAAAGTTTCTGACGATGAAGAAGAGATTGCTTCTGCAATGGGCATTATCTCTAACCTTCCAGAAATCCCCAAGATCACACAGTGGCTTGTGGATGCTGGGGCACTACCTGCCGTATTCAGTTTTCTCCAGAATGGCAAGCAGAATGGTCCCCATAAGAATCAGTTGATAGAGAATGCCGTTGGAGCCATTTGTCGTTTCACTGTTTCAACAAACTTGGAATGGCAAAAGAGTGCAGCTGAAGCTGGCATTATACCCTTGTTCGTACAGTTGCTGGAGTCTGGAACCTCCTTGACAAAAAAACGTGCAGCCATATCTCTTTCTCGATTTTCAGAGAGTTCACCACTGTTGAGCAGGTCTTTACCTAACCGCAAAGGATTCTGCTGCTTCTCGGCCCCGCCAGAAACTGGATGCCCTGTTCATGGAGGAATATGTAGCATTGTTTCGTCATTTTGCCTGGTGGAGGCTGATGCAGTGGGACCACTAGTTAGGATTCTGGGAGAACCTGATCCTGGAGCGTGTGAAGCTTCTTTAGATGCACTATTAACTTTAATTGAAGGTGAGAGACTGCAGACCGGTAGTAAGGTGCTTACAGACGCAAATGCCATCCCACCTATAATAAAATTTCTTGTTCAACCCTACCCTAGTTTGCAGGAGAAGGCTCTACATGCTCTAGAAAGAATGTTCCGGCTGCTGGAGTTTAAACAGAAGTTTGGATCGTTAGCTCAGATGCCTTTAGTTGACTTAACTCAACGTGGAAGTGGTAGTGTTAAATCTATGGCAGCTAGAATACTTGCTCACTTGAATGTGCTTCATGATCAGTCTTCCTATTTCTGA